One Pectobacterium cacticida genomic window, TCGAAATAGTCCCTGGTGGCCGAGTTTATCTTAACTTTGCTGCTCTTGATTCTGACGATTTTCGCCTGCTGATGACGGAGATCCGCCGCATTGACAGCGTGAGCGATGTACGCACCGTGGCGTTTATGCCGTTTGAACGCGAGCAGCGGGCGCTGAATACGCTCGTGGACGCCATGCCTGAACCCGTCTTTACGCTGGATATGGCGGGAAAGCCAACGCTGTGTAATTCCGCCACGTTGGCACTGTTTGAGCAATCGGCAGAAGACATTAAGACGTTAACCATTGACGCTCTGATCCCCGGTATCGATTTCGCCAAGAGGTTAGAAGCGCAGGATGTCGTCTTCACGAGGCCAGTAGTCATTCGTGGGCAGGATTTTTTGTTGGAAATGATGGCGATCCACCTGGAAGATGATGTCGATAACAAGATTATTGCTGGCGCGTTAGTGATATTGAAATCGACTGCTCGCATGAGTCGACAGTTACAGGATCATACCGTAAACGATGAGTATGCTTTCGAGCAAATCGTTGCTGTAAGCCCCCAAATGCGCCAGGTAGTTGAACAGGCACGTAAGCTGGCGATGCTGGATGCGCCGTTATTGATTGTGGGCGATACGGGGACGGGGAAGGATATGTTGGCGCGCGCGTGCCATCTGCGCGGGCCGCGCGGGCAGCATCCTTTCCTGGCGCTGAACTGTGCAGCGCTACCCGATGATGTCATGGAAAGTGAATTGTTCGGGCATGCGCCGGGCGCCTACCCAAATGCGCAGGAAGGTAAAAAAGGCTTCTTTGAACAGGCGAACGGCGGTTCAGTGCTGTTAGATGAAGTCGGGGAAATGTCGCCGCAAATGCAGACCAAGTTACTGCGCTTTTTGAATGACGGAACATTCCGCCGCGTGGGCGAAGATCATGAGGTCCACGTGGATGTGCGAGTCATTTGCGCAACCAAAAAGAATTTGCTGGAGCTAGTACAGCGCGGTGAATTCCGTGAGGATCTTTATTATCGTCTCAATGTGCTTACATTGATATTACCGCCGCTGTCTGAACGTCCGGCGGATATTATGCCGTTGGCCGCACGCTTCGCGGCACGTTTTGCCGAGGAACAGGGAATTGCGCGACCTACCTTCTCGGCAGAGGTGGCGCATTTCCTGCCTCGATACGGCTGGCCGGGTAACGTTCGGCAGTTAAGAAATGCTATTTATCGTGCGTTAACGCAGTTAGAAGGTAACGAACTACGTATGCAGGATATCGATCTCCCTACGTTTTCGACTGACGCGTTACGAGATGAAACCTTGCTTGATGGATCATTGGATGACATCAATAAGCGTTTTGAGCGCTCAGTGTTGAGCCGTCTTTACCAATCCTACCCAAGCACACGCAAATTAGCGAAACGACTGGGCGTGTCACACACGGCGATCGCCAACAAACTGCGGGAGTACGGGCTAAGCCAGCGTAAAGCGGCAGGGGATGACGAGCAGTAAATAACAATGCGGCTGTGTCAGTAATCTGAAGCCTGCTTGAGAAGCAGGCTTTTTGTTTTCTGTTAACCGTTACTTTCTTCCGCTACTGGCAACTGACGCCAGCCCGACAACTCATTAGTAAATTTGATCTTATGAACGGCAACCGACCAATATGTCAGTAATACTCACACTGACCGTTACATACTGATGATATTCTCCATATCGAATTTATTGTAATGTCGGTTCATTATCTTCAATGACGCGTTCTTTCACATAGATAGGAAAACAGGAATTATGATAAAGCTGATTGGCACGATGGATTCTCCTTATGTACGTCGCGTAGCGGTCTCCCTGGAACTTTATGGCGTTGCTTTTGAAATCGAGCCGCTATCGGTCTTCCGCGCATTTGAGGAATTTTCCCGAATCAACCCTGTGGTAAAAGCACCAACGTTGGTTCTGGATAAGGGAACACGTTTGATGGATTCCTCACTGATACTGAATTATTTCGAGGCTGGGGCTGCTCCTGAACGGAAATTGCTGCCCGTGGCGCCGGATGCGCTGGCAAACGATCTTCAGGCGCTGGGTTTTATCCTCGCCGCCTCGGAGAAAGCCGTACAAAACGTGTATGAACATAATCTGCGCCCGGCGGAAAAACAACATAATCCATGGATAGAGCGTATCACCCTACAATTGCTGGCAGCCTGCCGGGAATGGAACACGTTGCTGGAAGCGCGTTCAGCTAACGAGGTGGTCGATCAGGTTGCTGTCACCAGTACCGTTATTTGGACATTTATTCAGTCCAAAATCCCCCATATCGTTAACGCCGATGAATTTGAAACGATTAAGGCGGTCGCCGACGTTTTCGAAAATCAGGCGGCATTTAAGAAGTACCCACTTAGTTAATGCTTCAATAAGAAACGGCTGCGTTAGCAGCCGTTTCTTATTGATTGTCAGTATAGATAACCGACAGAATAACTTATTTCAGAACCGCCAGCGCGGCGTCATAGTCTGGCTCCGTGGTGATCTCATTCACCAGTTCGCTATGCAGTACGTTGTCGTTTTCATCCAACACGACAACGGCGCGGGCAGTCAGACCTTTTAGTGCGCCATCAGCAATGGCGACACCGTAATTCTCTTTAAATTCGTTGCCTCGCAGGGTAGACAATACCACGACATTGTTTAAGCCTTCGGCACCGCAAAAGCGAGACTGCGCAAATGGCAGATCGGAAGAAATACACAGAACAACGGTGTTATCCAGCTCAGACGCCAGCTGATTGAATTTGCGCACGGATGCGGCACATACGCCGGTATCAATGCTTGGGAAAATGTTTAGGATTTTACGCTTGCCAGCATAGTGGCTGAGTGACGTATCAGACAGGTCTTTAGCCACCAGTGTGAATGCCGGGGCTTTACTTCCTTTGGCAGGGAAAGACCCTGCTACTGACACAGGATTGCCTTGAAAATGTACGGTCTGTGACATGTTTGCGTCCTTAATTACAGGTGATTAACACGTCGCTCAGTTTAGGGCAACATTAGCAACATTG contains:
- the tyrR gene encoding transcriptional regulator TyrR, with product MHLEVICEDRIGMVRELLDLLASRNIDLRGIEIVPGGRVYLNFAALDSDDFRLLMTEIRRIDSVSDVRTVAFMPFEREQRALNTLVDAMPEPVFTLDMAGKPTLCNSATLALFEQSAEDIKTLTIDALIPGIDFAKRLEAQDVVFTRPVVIRGQDFLLEMMAIHLEDDVDNKIIAGALVILKSTARMSRQLQDHTVNDEYAFEQIVAVSPQMRQVVEQARKLAMLDAPLLIVGDTGTGKDMLARACHLRGPRGQHPFLALNCAALPDDVMESELFGHAPGAYPNAQEGKKGFFEQANGGSVLLDEVGEMSPQMQTKLLRFLNDGTFRRVGEDHEVHVDVRVICATKKNLLELVQRGEFREDLYYRLNVLTLILPPLSERPADIMPLAARFAARFAEEQGIARPTFSAEVAHFLPRYGWPGNVRQLRNAIYRALTQLEGNELRMQDIDLPTFSTDALRDETLLDGSLDDINKRFERSVLSRLYQSYPSTRKLAKRLGVSHTAIANKLREYGLSQRKAAGDDEQ
- a CDS encoding glutathione S-transferase family protein codes for the protein MIKLIGTMDSPYVRRVAVSLELYGVAFEIEPLSVFRAFEEFSRINPVVKAPTLVLDKGTRLMDSSLILNYFEAGAAPERKLLPVAPDALANDLQALGFILAASEKAVQNVYEHNLRPAEKQHNPWIERITLQLLAACREWNTLLEARSANEVVDQVAVTSTVIWTFIQSKIPHIVNADEFETIKAVADVFENQAAFKKYPLS
- the tpx gene encoding thiol peroxidase; translated protein: MSQTVHFQGNPVSVAGSFPAKGSKAPAFTLVAKDLSDTSLSHYAGKRKILNIFPSIDTGVCAASVRKFNQLASELDNTVVLCISSDLPFAQSRFCGAEGLNNVVVLSTLRGNEFKENYGVAIADGALKGLTARAVVVLDENDNVLHSELVNEITTEPDYDAALAVLK